The DNA window CTTCGTCGATGACTGGACGAAGATCGCGAAGCGTCGCTCCCTGGGGCTGAAAGCGCGGCAGAAGCTGGTGGCCCAGATCGCCATCGGCCTCGTGCTCGGCTTCTTCGCGGTGCACGTAAAGCCAGACGCGCCGGTATGGCTGCCCTGGCTGGGATGGGTCACCTCGCACGCCGTGCGCGTGGCGCTTGCCGTTCTCGTGGTCATGGCCACCTCGAACGCGGTGAACCTCACCGATGGCCTCGATGGGCTCGCGGCCGGCACCAACGTGTGCGCATTCCTCGCCTACGTGCCCGTCTGCCTTGCCGCGGGCGAGCCTTCGCTTGCCCTGGCATGCGTCGTCATGGTGGGCGCCCTGGCCGGCTTCCTCTGGTTCAACGCCTTCCCCGCCCGCGTCTTCATGGGCGACACCGGCTCGCTGGCCCTCGGCGCGGCCCTGGCCACGCTCGCGGTGCTGACCCATACCGAGTTCCTGCTGGTGCTCGTGGGCGGCGTATTCGTGATGGAAGCGTTCAGCGTCATCTTGCAGGTGGGCTACTTCAAGATGAGCGGCGGCAAGCGCATCTTCCGCATGGCGCCGATTCATCACCACTTCTGCAAGGGAGGGCTGCACGAGGTGCAGGTGACCACCCGCATGTGGGTGGCCAGCGCCGTGCTCGCGGCAGCAGCCCTCGGCCTCTGGTTCTGCCCCTGCTGAGCGCACGCGGGGACGTGACCCTCGAAGACCTCATTCTCACCGCCGACACGCGCGGCATCGCTCGGCTGCGGCCGCATCTGCCCACACGCTTCTGCGCCGAGGCAGGCACGACGCTCCACGCGGCGCGCGCGCGGGTGATGGTTGTGACGGGCTTCCACATCGAAGGCCGGTGCGAGACCGATGGTCCCCCGGGCGCGGTGGCCCTTGTGCGTGCGCTATGCGCGCTCGGCGGAGAGACGCTGGTGGTCACCGACGGCCACGCCGCCCAGGTGATGGCCGCCCTCATCGGCGTTTCGCCCTGCTCCCTGTCGTCGGTGCTCGACGGGGAAACCGCCACGGTGGTTGACTTTCCTCGTGTCGGCGCAGAAGAGAGCGCGTCGCTCTGCCACGCGCTGCTCGACGCCTGGCGCCCCACCTGCGTGGTGGCTGTGGAGCGCTGCGGCGCAACCGCCGACGGTAGCTACCGCACCATGCGCGGCGAAGACATCACCTCGGTGACCGCCCGTCTCGACTCCCTGTTTGGTTCCATCGTCTCCATCGGTGTCGGAGACGGCGGGAACGAGATCGGCATGGGAGAGTTGGCCGACGCGTCGCTCTCCGCCAGCGTCTCTGCGTGGCCGTGCCGGACGGCGGTCGATCATCCGATCATTGCGTCGGTCTCGAACTGGGGCGCCTGGGGACTGTGCGCAGCCCTTTCGATGGAGGCGGGACGCAACGTGCTCCCCGACGAAGAGACCGCCGCCCACGACCTCGCTGTGGTCGTCGCCCAGGGCGGCATCGATGGCATCACCCGTCGGGCCGAGCCCACGGTCGACGGTCGGTCGGTCGAGGAGAACATCGCCGTCCTGAGGTCTCTCCATGCGCTCGTCCAATCCCCTTCCCGACCCTGAGTCAGAACGCCTCGCGCAGGTCATCGCGGCCGTCGTCGACGAAACCCGCGCGCGCTATGGCGTGGCCGTCATCGATGTGGCCGTGGAAGCGCTCGGTGACGGGCGGCATCGCCTCGTGGGAGTGACGTTGCTCGAACGTCAGAAGAGCGCCCTGCTCGAACGCCTCGCCACATGCGCAAGCGCCCCTCTCGAAGATGCCATCGAGGCGCTCGACGACCCGCAGGTTGCTCCCCTCTCCTGGGCCGTGCCCGCCCGCGAGGCCGTCGACGTGCGGCGAGAACCTTCTGACGATGCCGATCTGAGCACCCAGATGGTCGACATGACGGAGAGCCGCCTGCTCTGGCGCGAGGGCGACTGGCGGCTGCTGCAGCTTCACGATCTGACGCTCGGCTGGGTTCACTGCGACGCGATTCGCGAAGTCACCCTGCCCCTCGACACACACCCGTGGCGCGATGTGAGACGAGCCGTGGCGGGAGCGGCCGTGATGGTCGAAGCGACCGTCGATCGCCTTCTTGAAGCGGGGCGGACGCGTGTCGGGCAGCCGTACCGCCTTGGAGGCGCGAGCCCCACGGGCATCGACTGCTCCGCCCTGGTGCAGCGGCTCTATGCCGAGGTGGCAGGCCTGCAGCTGCCCAAGTACACGGGCGATCAGCGACGCATGGGCATTCGGGTGTCGCGCTCGGCCGTGGAGCCCGGCGATCTGCTCTTCTTCAAGAGCCGGGAGCGCGGGTTCGGACACGTGGCCCTGGCCCTTGACGCGGGCGGCGCGACCCTGCTCCACGCTTCCCTGGGGAACGGTGACGTGAGAGTCGAGCCCTTCGAGGCGGTCTCCGCTGCCTATGCGTTTCTTGGTGCGCGACGCGTGGCGCGCTTCACCGATTCGGGAACGACGGGCGGTGGCCACGTCGTCGTCGAGGTCGCGCGCGAAGCACGCGCCCCCCTTGACCTGTCGAAGCCCGAGACCCTCCGTGGCTACAACGTTCACGTGGTCGGACTGGCCGGCGCCGAAGGGGCCGCCATCGCGCGCTTCCTCGTACACCATGGGGTCGCTGGCGTCACCGCGCACGACACCTCGACGCTCGACACGTTCGAGAAGAACGTGCGCCTGTCGCACGTGGGGCTGAACCCACGCGAGCGCGGCGAGCACGTGCGCGAGCTGCTCTCCTTGCCCATGCGCCGCTGTCTGGGTGCCGAGTATCTCGATGGCATTGAGCAGGCCGAGGTCGTGTTCGTGCCGCAAGGGTGGTTCCTGTACCCCTCGAACGACCGACTGCGCCCGCTGCGCGCTGAAGGAGGGCCGGTGTTCTCGCAGATGACCGAGCTCTACTTCCGTCTGGCTCCGTGCCCAGTCGCGGCTGTCACCGGCACCAACGGAAAATCGACCACCACCCGCCTGCTATCCGACCTCATGGGAGCCAGCAGCCGACCGCACCTGTTCGCGGGGAACGATCGGCGCAATGTGCAGGTGCTCGACCGCATCGAGACCTTCGACCCGCGTGGCGTGCTCGTGCTCGAGGTGAGCAACCGCCAGCTCATCGATCTATCGCCGCGCCCTCATGTGGGCGTCATCACCAACGTCACCCCTGACCACGTCGAGGAGCACGGCTCGTTCGAGGCCTACACCGCGGTGAAGCGCAAGATCGTGGCCGCGCAGCGCCCCGACGATATCGCGGTGCTCAACGCGGACGACCCGATCTCGTCGCGCTTCGACACGAAAGCCCGCGTTCTGCGCTTCAGCCTGCGCCCCATCGAGGGCGACGGGGCATTTGTCGACGCCCGTGGCGTGCTGCGCCTGCGGTTCGACGGTGCTGAAGACGTGCTGCTCGAGCGGCGTCAGCTGAAGGTGCGCGGCGACCACAACGTGGCCAACGTGCTGGCAGCATCACTCGCCGCACGCACCCTGGGGGTCGACAACGACACGATCCGAGCGGTGCTCGGGGCCTTCAAGGGCATCGCGCTTCGGCTGCAGCACATCGCCGACGTCGATGGCGTGGCGTACTACAACGACGTGAAGGCCACCACGCCCGAAGCCGCCCTGGCCGCGGTTGAGGCATTTCACGAGCCCCTGCACGTCATCGTGGGTGGAGGCGACAAGGGGCTCGACTATGGGCGGCTGGCCGAGGCCATCGTGGCGCGGGCGCGCCACCTCGTGGTGCTCGACAGTCCCGGCGGGGAGCGCGTGGCCTCGGCGGTGATGGCAGCGGGCAACGTAGCCCGGGTCTCTCGCGTTCGCGATCTCGAGGCTGCGGTGCGCGCGGCGCGTGAAGCATCGAACCCTGGCGATGCCGTGCTCCTCTCGCCGGCCTGCCCCGGGATGTTCAGCATGTTCATGGACGACGCCAAGGGCTTCAATGCGCTGGTGCGCGGGCAGGGCGGCGAGGCGTAGGGCACCGATCGCCATCGGCGCGACATCATATGGCGCACCTCTTGCCTAAGATGAGAGTGGGTCATCGCCGCGCGCGATGTGACGCCACCCAACCGGTACGCAAGGAGGTCTTGCATGAGAGCGCAAACCAGCGAGCGCATCGATACTGCCAGGTCGAGTCAGAGAAGCTGCCGTTGCACAGCGACGTTGCCACGCTGCTGCGCTTCGCTGCCAGCCATCCGGAACGCATCTCGAGCGCGCGACCTGCCCTCGAGCAGATCATGATCGATGCGCGCATCTCCTCGCTGCGCGTGAACCCACGCGAGCAGAGAGATCGCGCCACCACCCAGGCATTGCTGGCGCGAGGCTTTGTGGCCGTCGCGCCTGACGAGGCGACTCGATACACGCTGCCCGAAGGACTGTCTTCCCGACAAGACTGACACCCGCCGACTTGACAGTTGTATACTAATTGTATAGTATATGTATAGATGCTGGCAATCAAACGCCAGCGCAACATCGTATTCAGGAGGGCAGAGAAGTGTCGGTACAGACCATGGAACCAACCCAGACGTGGCCCGAGCTCGCCGTTGGGCTCTACGACAAGCTCACCAGCCGAGGTGCCGAGATCTTCTATGAGTTCGAGAACCTCGAGGTGTGGGTTCCGAGCACGACAGGCCCCGGCGCCACCCACGCCCACTGGAAGGTGAACGGCACGGTGAAGATCCGTACCCGTGACCGCGACAAGGCGTGAGCAACCCTCCCCTGTTTGAGATCGAAGGTGCGCTTCACCTCACGGTAGACGGTGCAGACGTTCAAGTTTGCGCCGAGGGCTCGGTGGTCACGGTCAGCGTACCCGATGCCCACGCCGCCCGAAAAGTGATGGCCGGTCTCCCGGCAGTGCCTTCTCCAAGTTTGTTGCAGGGCCTGAAGATGCTCTCGCGTCACGGGATGAAGGTTCGTCTCGTGGTCGCAGGCGCCCAGGTCGCGGAGCTCGGTGACGAAGATGGTCTGCTCCCCGCGGTGTTCGGGCTTCGTGGGGTGAAGGTCGACTTCTGGCGTGCATTCAAGACCATGGTTGAAGCGCGTCTCAGCTGAAGCCACCGCGGTTACCGCGGATGCGACGTGCTTGTGGTCGTTGCGCAGAAGCCTCGTCTGAACGTGTTCAGGCGAGGCTTTCCTGCGTCGTGCGAGCATCGCGGAGACCGACCGGAAGGGAAGCCCCCCCCGCATCAGAGAAACCGGCGTCCCACAGCCTCCGACTCGTTCGTCGAATCTCCGCCGTGCAGATTCCGGAGGCTCCATCCCAGCTTTCGGAGCGTGTTTCCCATGACCCATCCCTGCCCCGAGTGCGGCGCCGACGTCGAAGTGCCGAGCGACATCCTGGTCGACGAGATCATCGAATGCGACGAATGCGCCGTCGAGCTGCAGGTCACCGCGCTGACCCCCCTGAGCCTGGCGGTGTACGAAGAGGCCGAGAAGTGACCCTCGCCGCGGCTCCAGCCCAGGGCATCTGGCGCTGGGCCTCGGCCTACCGCGAGCCCGTCGATCTCGCGCATCGTCTCTCCCTTGGCGAAGGGGGCACGCCACTGGTTGCGCTGCCGGGTCTTGCGCGTGCGCTGGACGTCACCGTTCTCTGGGTGAAGCGTGACGACCTGTCGCCCGGCGGCTCGCACAAGTCGCGCAGCCTGGCCTATCGCGTCTCGCTGGCGCGGCAGCGCGGAGAGCGCACGCTGCTGCTGTCGTCGTCAGGCAACGCTGCGGTGGCGGCCAGCCTGTACTGCGCCGCGGCAGGCCTGCGCCTGCTGGCCTTCGTCTCCCCCGACACCCCCGCAGTGAAGCTCGCCGCACTGCATCGCCAGGGCACCCTGGTCATCCGCACCGAGAAGCCGCGAAACCTCGCGCGCTACGCCAGTCGCGTCTTCGGCATCGCCAACCTCACGCCATCCCTCGACGATCTCTCGATCGAAGGCTTCAAGTCGATCGGGCTCGAGCTGCACGAAGCCGCGCCCGAAGCCACCGACTTCTTCACCTTCGCCACCAGCGGAAGCAGCTTCATCGGCGCGGCTCGTGCCGCCGTCTCAAGCGGATGGCGCGCGCGACTCCACGTGGTGGGGGCGGGCGCCGCTGGAGCCCTGGCCGGCGCGCTCGACCCCCGATTCGACGCAACGCAGATGGCCCGCTCGACCCTGGCGGGCCTCCTCGGCATCGACGAGTCTCCCCGCGCCGACGACGCGCGCGCGTGCGCCGCAACAAGTGGCGGACGCGGCTGGGTGGTGACCGATGACGAGATCGCCCAGGCCCACGGTTGGCTGGGCGATGCCGGCATCGACACCTCAGGTGAAGGGGCAGCCTCCATCGCAGCGGTGGCGCGCGCGCGCCGTGAAGGTGTGCTCGATGCGTCTGCACGCGCGGTGGTGCTGCTGTGCGGGCACGCGACACAATGGCGGGGCGAGCCCCGCCCCATCGACGCCGCCGACGTGTCGTCGTATCTCGAGCTGCGCGGGCTGCTCGCCGAACGATGCGGTCTCTCTCCGCTGGAGCGAGAATGACGCCCCCCATCGCAGCCTTCCCCGGCACTGTCGCCTACGTCGGCGTCGACCCCAACTACGCCCTCGGCCCCGACGCCTGGCTCGAGCGCTACCGCGTGGCCTGCCGCCACGAAACCCCTGCCGCCAGGCTCATGGCCCAGCGGGGCGTCGAGGTCTTCTGTCTCGAGCATCACCTCGATGGTGAAGCCCTCCCGAGCCGGGCCACGACAGGACTCCTGCAGCACCCGCAGGTGACGCGGTGGCTCACGAACGGCGACGCACGCCCTGACCTGCTGGTATTCAAACCGAATGCCCAGGCCGAGCAAGCCGCCGCAGCCCAGGGCCTTCGCATCCTCGGAGCACCCGCCGCCATCGCGCGCCCCGCCGAGAACAAGGTGGCCTTCTTCCGCCTGCTCGAACGCCTCGACCTCCCCCACCCCGCGTGGCGCGAGATCGACCCGTCGTCTGAATCCTACGAGACAATCACCCGCGACCTCGGACCACGCGTGGTGGTGCAAGGCGCCCACGGCTTCTCCGGGAAGGGCACGTGGCCCGTCGTCGATGCCGCGGCCTATGCGCTAGCCGCAGCCGCCCTCGGACGGCGCAAAGCAAAGGCCAGCCGCATGATCGAAGGCTCTCCCATGACCTTGAACGCCTGCGTTCTGGGCCCTGGACGCGTTCGCGTGGGACCACTCTTCCATCAGGTGACGGGCGCGCCATCGTGCACGCCCTATCCGCTGGGGGCCTGCGGCAATGACTGGACCTCGGTACCGCCCCCCGCGGAGGTGCGCGCCGAAGCCGCCCGCATTGCGCGAAGCGTGGGAACGTCGCTCTCTGAGAAGGGCTTCCTCGGCATGTTCGGTCTCGACTTCGTGATCACCGAATCGGGGAGCGTCGTCACCATCGAGTGCAACCCGCGACTCGTGAGCAGCGTCTCGATGGCCACCACCCTCGAGCTCGAACGCGAAGACGTGCCGCTGCTCGCATCACACATGCTCGCCACCGCCGGCCACGACGTGCCGGACGCCCCCGACATCGAGCACGGCCTGCGCGGCTCCCAGCTCGTGCTGCACAACCTCAGCGGTGCGTCCGCGCGCGTCGACGGAGCCCTCGAAGCCGGCCGCTATCGCCTGCGCGGGAACATCCTCGACTTCATCGCTCCCGCGCTCAAGCCCACCGAGTGCGTCGACGCAGACGACTTCCTCGTGCTGCCGGCTGCCGCCGGCCACACGGTGCAGGCGGCGGGAGAGTGCGCGCGGGTGCAGATGCGAGGAGGCCTCCTGCAGTTCCCCGACGGGCTGGGGAAGGGTCTGGGCGAGTTGACCCCGCAGGCCCGCGCCGTGGCCGATGCCGTGCAATCGGCGCTCTGTCTCACCCCCGTAAGCGAGGACACTTACGCAGATGACGACTGAGCCTGTGCCCTCGAGCACACCAGACACCGCCCCCCGCAACGAGGCCGCGCGGTGGCGCGAGAAGATACGACGCGACGAGTGGACCCTGCCCACCCCTGGCCTGGCGGAAGGCCATGCCCAGGCCAACCTGCTCGTTCTCCCCAGCCTCCTGGCCGATGCATTCGAGCGGTTCTGTCGCGAGAACCCGCGACCTTGCCCCCTTCTCGAACGACTTCCCACGGGCTCTCCCCACCCCCGCCTGATGGCCCGAGACACCGACCTGCGCACCGACGTGCCGCGCTACTGGGTGTTCGAGAACGGGGAGAAGGTTGCCGAAGCCGGCGACGTGCGCAGATGGTGGTGTGAAGACCTCACGGCCTTCCTGCTCGGCTGCTCGTTCACATTCGAATGGGCCTTGCAGCAGGCGGGCCTGCGCTTGCTCCACGTGGAGCAGAACCGCAACGTGGCGATGTACCGCACCAGCCTGCGCCTCGCAACCGTTGAACCCTTCGGCGGCACCATGGTGGTGAGCATGCGATGGTTCGAGCCCGCCCAGGCTGCCCAGGCCGCCCGGATCAGCGCGAGGTTCCCGCGCATGCACGGCGCGCCGGTGCACATCGGTGACCCCGCCGCCATCGGCATCGACGACATCGGCCGCCCGGACTTTGGCGACCCTGTCGAAGCGCCGCCGGGCTTCGTTCCCGTATTCTGGCCCTGCGGGGTCACCTCACAGACCGCGGCGCTGACGGCCCGTCCGCAGATCGCCATCTGCCACGCACCCGGGCACATGCTGCTGCTCGATCGCACGCATCACGAATTCGAGGAGAACACCGCCATCTCAGGGGCCTGAAGCGAAATCCCCGCCGCGCGCAGAACCTCGTCGACGATGCGCGCCGCGGCGTCCGGATGCCCCGCACAGGCCGACGCGCGCGCCATGCGAGCGCGCTCTTCCGGCTGATCGACGAGCCGTTCCACGACCGCCGGAAGCGCGGCGCGAGCCTCCGCGTCGAGAATCACCTGGGCGCCGCCCACCTTCTCGAGGGCACGGGCATTCTCGATCTGATGCCCACCCGCATGAGGGTAGGGAATGAGAATGGCGGGCAGCCCCCGCACCGTGA is part of the Pseudomonadota bacterium genome and encodes:
- the mraY gene encoding phospho-N-acetylmuramoyl-pentapeptide-transferase; the encoded protein is FVDDWTKIAKRRSLGLKARQKLVAQIAIGLVLGFFAVHVKPDAPVWLPWLGWVTSHAVRVALAVLVVMATSNAVNLTDGLDGLAAGTNVCAFLAYVPVCLAAGEPSLALACVVMVGALAGFLWFNAFPARVFMGDTGSLALGAALATLAVLTHTEFLLVLVGGVFVMEAFSVILQVGYFKMSGGKRIFRMAPIHHHFCKGGLHEVQVTTRMWVASAVLAAAALGLWFCPC
- a CDS encoding DUF4392 domain-containing protein; translated protein: MQGRAARGAGDHPHVGGQRRARGSSPRPLVLPLLSARGDVTLEDLILTADTRGIARLRPHLPTRFCAEAGTTLHAARARVMVVTGFHIEGRCETDGPPGAVALVRALCALGGETLVVTDGHAAQVMAALIGVSPCSLSSVLDGETATVVDFPRVGAEESASLCHALLDAWRPTCVVAVERCGATADGSYRTMRGEDITSVTARLDSLFGSIVSIGVGDGGNEIGMGELADASLSASVSAWPCRTAVDHPIIASVSNWGAWGLCAALSMEAGRNVLPDEETAAHDLAVVVAQGGIDGITRRAEPTVDGRSVEENIAVLRSLHALVQSPSRP
- the murD gene encoding UDP-N-acetylmuramoyl-L-alanine--D-glutamate ligase; its protein translation is MRSSNPLPDPESERLAQVIAAVVDETRARYGVAVIDVAVEALGDGRHRLVGVTLLERQKSALLERLATCASAPLEDAIEALDDPQVAPLSWAVPAREAVDVRREPSDDADLSTQMVDMTESRLLWREGDWRLLQLHDLTLGWVHCDAIREVTLPLDTHPWRDVRRAVAGAAVMVEATVDRLLEAGRTRVGQPYRLGGASPTGIDCSALVQRLYAEVAGLQLPKYTGDQRRMGIRVSRSAVEPGDLLFFKSRERGFGHVALALDAGGATLLHASLGNGDVRVEPFEAVSAAYAFLGARRVARFTDSGTTGGGHVVVEVAREARAPLDLSKPETLRGYNVHVVGLAGAEGAAIARFLVHHGVAGVTAHDTSTLDTFEKNVRLSHVGLNPRERGEHVRELLSLPMRRCLGAEYLDGIEQAEVVFVPQGWFLYPSNDRLRPLRAEGGPVFSQMTELYFRLAPCPVAAVTGTNGKSTTTRLLSDLMGASSRPHLFAGNDRRNVQVLDRIETFDPRGVLVLEVSNRQLIDLSPRPHVGVITNVTPDHVEEHGSFEAYTAVKRKIVAAQRPDDIAVLNADDPISSRFDTKARVLRFSLRPIEGDGAFVDARGVLRLRFDGAEDVLLERRQLKVRGDHNVANVLAASLAARTLGVDNDTIRAVLGAFKGIALRLQHIADVDGVAYYNDVKATTPEAALAAVEAFHEPLHVIVGGGDKGLDYGRLAEAIVARARHLVVLDSPGGERVASAVMAAGNVARVSRVRDLEAAVRAAREASNPGDAVLLSPACPGMFSMFMDDAKGFNALVRGQGGEA
- a CDS encoding PLP-dependent lyase/thiolase, whose product is MRRACGRCAEASSERVQARLSCVVRASRRPTGREAPPASEKPASHSLRLVRRISAVQIPEAPSQLSERVSHDPSLPRVRRRRRSAERHPGRRDHRMRRMRRRAAGHRADPPEPGGVRRGREVTLAAAPAQGIWRWASAYREPVDLAHRLSLGEGGTPLVALPGLARALDVTVLWVKRDDLSPGGSHKSRSLAYRVSLARQRGERTLLLSSSGNAAVAASLYCAAAGLRLLAFVSPDTPAVKLAALHRQGTLVIRTEKPRNLARYASRVFGIANLTPSLDDLSIEGFKSIGLELHEAAPEATDFFTFATSGSSFIGAARAAVSSGWRARLHVVGAGAAGALAGALDPRFDATQMARSTLAGLLGIDESPRADDARACAATSGGRGWVVTDDEIAQAHGWLGDAGIDTSGEGAASIAAVARARREGVLDASARAVVLLCGHATQWRGEPRPIDAADVSSYLELRGLLAERCGLSPLERE
- a CDS encoding ATP-grasp domain-containing protein, which translates into the protein MAGRAPPHRRRRRVVVSRAARAARRTMRSLSAGARMTPPIAAFPGTVAYVGVDPNYALGPDAWLERYRVACRHETPAARLMAQRGVEVFCLEHHLDGEALPSRATTGLLQHPQVTRWLTNGDARPDLLVFKPNAQAEQAAAAQGLRILGAPAAIARPAENKVAFFRLLERLDLPHPAWREIDPSSESYETITRDLGPRVVVQGAHGFSGKGTWPVVDAAAYALAAAALGRRKAKASRMIEGSPMTLNACVLGPGRVRVGPLFHQVTGAPSCTPYPLGACGNDWTSVPPPAEVRAEAARIARSVGTSLSEKGFLGMFGLDFVITESGSVVTIECNPRLVSSVSMATTLELEREDVPLLASHMLATAGHDVPDAPDIEHGLRGSQLVLHNLSGASARVDGALEAGRYRLRGNILDFIAPALKPTECVDADDFLVLPAAAGHTVQAAGECARVQMRGGLLQFPDGLGKGLGELTPQARAVADAVQSALCLTPVSEDTYADDD
- a CDS encoding putative hydro-lyase gives rise to the protein MTTEPVPSSTPDTAPRNEAARWREKIRRDEWTLPTPGLAEGHAQANLLVLPSLLADAFERFCRENPRPCPLLERLPTGSPHPRLMARDTDLRTDVPRYWVFENGEKVAEAGDVRRWWCEDLTAFLLGCSFTFEWALQQAGLRLLHVEQNRNVAMYRTSLRLATVEPFGGTMVVSMRWFEPAQAAQAARISARFPRMHGAPVHIGDPAAIGIDDIGRPDFGDPVEAPPGFVPVFWPCGVTSQTAALTARPQIAICHAPGHMLLLDRTHHEFEENTAISGA